A genomic region of [Eubacterium] eligens ATCC 27750 contains the following coding sequences:
- the hisH gene encoding imidazole glycerol phosphate synthase subunit HisH, which translates to MIAIIDYDAGNLKSVEKALVSLGEEVLVSRDSSEILQADKVILPGVGSFGDAMNNLDKFGLVDTIKKVTGNGTPFLGICLGLQLLFKESDETPGAEGLDILPGKILKIPAKDGFKIPHMGWNSLDIKPEARLFKGLEGNPYVYFVHSYYLKAADEGIVAATTEYTTHIHASVESGNVFACQFHPEKSSDVGLKILKNFASL; encoded by the coding sequence ATGATAGCTATTATTGACTATGACGCAGGTAACTTAAAGAGTGTTGAAAAGGCTCTGGTATCATTAGGAGAGGAAGTTTTAGTCTCAAGAGATTCAAGTGAAATCTTACAGGCTGATAAGGTTATTCTTCCGGGAGTTGGTTCATTTGGTGATGCAATGAACAATCTTGATAAGTTCGGACTAGTTGATACTATTAAGAAGGTGACAGGTAATGGAACCCCATTCCTTGGAATATGTTTGGGATTACAGCTTTTATTTAAGGAAAGTGATGAGACTCCGGGGGCGGAGGGACTTGATATTCTTCCGGGAAAGATATTAAAGATTCCTGCTAAGGATGGTTTCAAGATTCCGCATATGGGATGGAATTCTCTTGATATTAAGCCTGAAGCGAGACTTTTTAAGGGACTTGAAGGTAATCCGTATGTGTATTTTGTACATTCTTATTATCTTAAGGCAGCAGATGAGGGGATTGTGGCAGCAACTACGGAGTATACTACACATATTCATGCTTCGGTTGAAAGCGGCAATGTGTTTGCATGCCAGTTCCATCCTGAAAAGAGCAGTGATGTCGGACTTAAGATATTAAAGAATTTTGCGTCATTATAA
- the hisF gene encoding imidazole glycerol phosphate synthase subunit HisF, which yields MFTKRIIPCLDCKDGRVVKGTNFVDLRDAGDPVEVASMYDKSGADELVFLDITASSDGRNTTVDLVRRVAERVFIPFTVGGGIRSTDDFKVLLREGADKISINSAAIMNPQLISDAADKFGSQCVVVAIDAKRNSDGHWSIYKNGGRVDMHMDAVEWAMKAEKLGAGEILLTSMDCDGTKAGYDIELTNTIASNVSIPVIASGGAGSKEHFLDAFTKGKADAALAASLFHYKELDIMELKKYLADNGIPMRM from the coding sequence ATGTTTACTAAAAGAATTATACCATGCCTTGACTGCAAGGATGGAAGAGTTGTCAAAGGAACTAATTTTGTTGATTTAAGAGATGCAGGGGATCCTGTAGAGGTTGCATCAATGTACGATAAATCAGGTGCAGACGAACTTGTATTTCTTGATATTACAGCTTCAAGTGATGGAAGAAACACAACTGTTGATCTTGTAAGAAGAGTGGCAGAAAGAGTGTTTATTCCGTTTACTGTAGGCGGTGGAATACGAAGCACAGATGATTTTAAGGTACTTTTAAGAGAAGGTGCTGATAAGATATCAATTAATTCGGCAGCTATTATGAATCCACAGCTTATATCTGATGCAGCTGATAAGTTTGGAAGCCAGTGTGTTGTAGTTGCAATTGACGCAAAGAGGAATAGTGATGGTCATTGGAGCATATATAAGAATGGCGGAAGAGTTGATATGCATATGGATGCTGTAGAATGGGCTATGAAGGCAGAAAAGCTCGGTGCAGGAGAGATTCTTCTTACAAGTATGGACTGTGACGGAACGAAAGCCGGATATGATATTGAGCTTACTAATACAATTGCGTCAAATGTATCAATACCTGTAATTGCTTCAGGCGGTGCAGGCAGTAAAGAACATTTTCTTGATGCATTTACTAAGGGTAAAGCAGATGCAGCACTTGCAGCTTCACTATTCCATTATAAGGAACTTGATATTATGGAGCTTAAGAAATACCTTGCAGATAATGGTATTCCTATGCGTATGTAG